One genomic segment of Plasmodium cynomolgi strain B DNA, chromosome 14, whole genome shotgun sequence includes these proteins:
- a CDS encoding pre-mRNA splicing factor RNA helicase (putative) yields the protein MKEKAEAHKRPIEFDDDETKKKIRTEDDESVKDAKTSENLLHPLHLEHRKGRNKNLKNDAEYVELLKKDARRKYLKEREREKLDVTKKLLDDELLYSTIKLEGKELKELQLSKRIYDIAKENIKLREKLKENYYLFQEDLDKFDAANKGTDADATQVREGKGDPSAYNYDEQIISKGILKFGSGVAISEGLKNDFVFEDDLENRKSVKREEYEEKHKGIHKGHSHHRARDDRDEEEVCGGERETREKSSRGKKKKKGSEHRGGDSDDGDDRADRADRADRKRNGNGLTDVVEFVHLDSLYGMDEKEKELQRLFEDIKRKKEKKMKKIIDDRKRLPIYSYRYDILKAIKNNKILILVGETGSGKSTQLTQYLHECKYHLYGNIVCTQPRRIACIAIANRVADEMNVKVGKEVGYVIRFQNKTSENTKIVYMTDGMFLRLLLYNPTLDDISVLIIDEAHERALHTDVILPIVKDICNFREDIRIIISSATLDAEKISTYFNCAPIFYVPGRKYNVDIYYTINNESNYLSAIVITILQIHVTQEKGDILVFLPGQFEIELVQQELENKLIELAPRFRNMVILPIYSSLPVEQQARIFEDVADEDHGKGDAPDSANPGAEQQEAKQLQEAKQLQAAQQLEAPPTNAKAQTDELAPANQPKGTMRRGTRKIILSTNICETSITIDNIVYVIDSGLCKQKVYNPNSGIESLVTLPCSKASVNQRTGRAGRKQDGKCFRLFTKKSFIDLNDNSIPEIQRCEVSSMILLLKSLGMDDIINFDFLDPPSPVVIIKGLELLYSLGALNDEGNLTKTGRKMAEFPTDVKSSKMILSASEKYNCVDEILCITAMLTHANNIFYVQKGKEKEAENVKKMFTIEGGGDFLLLLNIYKQCEENNFSTSFCYDHFLQYHTLIKIKDIKTQLVSICEKIDLPSSSCGIQNHDAICSLKKCIVSAFFTNAALPVNKNELKIIKLNQVVSIYPNSVLAKKNIMEEHKNACIIFYEVIKINKSYIRHNIPVSKDMLYEIASFYFLTKIA from the exons ATGAAGGAAAAGGCGGAGGCGCACAAACGGCCCATCGAATTCGATGATgatgaaacgaaaaaaaaaatccggACAGAAGATGACGAGTCGGTTAAGGACGCAAAAACCAGCGAAAACTTATTACACCCCCTACATCTAGAACACCGAAAaggtagaaataaaaacttaaaaaatgacgcaGAATATGTTGAATTGTTGAAGAAGGATGCCCGAAGAAAGTACCTCAAAGAAAGAGAGAGGGAAAAGCTAGATGTAACGAAGAAGCTACTAGATGATGAACTCCTATATAGTACAATTAAATTGGAGGGGAAGGAACTTAAAGAATTGCAACTGTCCAAAAGGATCTATGATATAGCTAAAGAAAACATAAAGTTAAGGGAAAAgctaaaagaaaattattacctCTTCCAGGAAGACTTGGACAAATTTGATGCAGCGAACAAGGGCACCGATGCTGATGCGACGCAAGTGAGAGAGGGGAAGGGAGACCCTTCCGCCTACAACTATGATGAACAGATAATCAGCAAAGGGATTTTAAAATTCGGTTCGGGGGTGGCGATAAGTGAAGGTCTTAAAAATGACTTTGTGTTCGAGGACGATTTGGAAAATCGGAAGAgcgtaaaaagggaggaataTGAGGAGAAACACAA GGGCATCCATAAGGGTCATAGCCACCACCGAGCGAGGGATGACCgtgacgaggaggaagtcTGCGGAGGGGAAAGAGAAACGCGGGAGAAGTCGagcagggggaaaaagaagaaaaagggaagcgaaCATCGGGGTGGAGATAGCGACGATGGTGACGACCGCGCCGATCGCGCTGATCGCGCAGATCGCAAGCGGAACGGAAACGGCCTGACGGACGTGGTCGAATTCGTGCACCTGGATAGCCTCTACGGAATggacgaaaaggaaaaggaattgCAAAGACTGTTCGAAGAcattaaaaggaagaaagagaaaaaaatgaagaaaataatcgATGACAGGAAGAGACTACCCATATATAGTTACCGatatgatattttaaagGCCATcaaaaacaataaaattttaattctaGTTGGAGAAACAGGAAGCGGAAAGAGCACACAGTTAACGCAGTACTTGCATGAGTGTAAGTACCATCTGTATGGAAACATAGTCTGTACGCAGCCCAGAAGAATCGCGTGTATAGCCATAGCAAATAGGGTAGCCGATGAAATGAATGTAAAAGTGGGAAAGGAAGTTGGCTACGTTATTCGATTCCAAAATAAAACGAGTGAGAACACAAAGATCGTGTACATGACGGATGGAATGTTCCTACGTCTTTTATTGTACAACCCAACGCTGGATGATATTTCGGTGTTAATAATTGATGAAGCTCACGAAAGGGCGTTACACACAGATGTTATTCTTCCGATAGTAAAGGACATTTGCAATTTTAGGGAGGACATACGGATTATCATATCTTCTGCCACTCTAGACGCTGAGAAAATTTCTACCTACTTTAACTGCGCCCCCATATTTTATGTGCCGGGTAGAAAATACAACGTGGATATTTATTACACTATAAATAATGAGAGTAATTATTTGTCCGCCATTGTGATTACCATTTTGCAGATTCATGTTACGCAGGAGAAGGGAGACATTTTGGTTTTTCTGCCTGGTCAGTTTGAAATCGAGTTGGTGCAACAGGAGCTGGAAAATAAGCTGATCGAACTAGCCCCAAGGTTTCGCAACATGGTGATTTTGCCCATTTATTCATCCCTGCCCGTGGAGCAGCAGGCGCGGATATTCGAGGATGTGGCGGATGAGGACCACGGGAAGGGGGATGCCCCGGACAGCGCCAACCCTGGGGCGGAGCAACAGGAGGCGAAACAGCTTCAGGAGGCGAAACAGCTTCAGGCGGCGCAACAGCTGGAGGCACCTCCTACCAACGCGAAAGCCCAAACAGATGAGCTCGCACCAGCCAATCAGCCAAAGGGAACCATGCGCAGAGGTACCAGAAAAATTATCCTATCAACAAACATTTGCGAGACGAGTATCACCATAGACAACATCGTGTACGTGATTGATTCAGGTCTGTGTAAGCAGAAAGTGTACAATCCCAACTCGGGGATTGAATCTCTCGTAACTTTACCATGCTCCAAAGCATCTGTGAATCAAAGAACAGGTAGAGCAGGTAGAAAACAAGATGGAAAATGTTTTCGGCTCTTCACCAAAAAATCATTCATCGACTTGAATGATAACTCAATTCCAGAAATTCAACGATGCGAAGTCAGCAGTATGATTTTATTACTAAAAAGTCTAGGCATGGATGACATTATaaatttcgattttttaGACCCTCCTTCCCCTGTGGTGATAATAAAAGGCCTAGAACTACTATACTCCTTGGGTGCACTAAATGATGAGGGAAACTTAACCAAAACGGGGAGGAAGATGGCTGAATTCCCCACAGATGTGAAGTCAAGTAAAATGATTCTATCAGCATCTGAGAAGTATAATTGTGTGGATGAGATTTTATGCATCACAGCTATGCTAACACAtgcaaataatattttctatgttcaaaaaggaaaggaaaaagaggcggaaaatgtgaagaaaatgttTACTATAGAAGGTGGTGGagattttctcctcctcctaaatatatataaacagtGCGAGGAGAACAATTTCTCTACGTCATTTTGTTATGACCACTTTTTGCAGTACCATACGCtgataaaaattaaggaCATCAAAACGCAGTTGGTGAGTATCTGTGAGAAAATTGATTTGCCCAGTAGTTCTTGTGGTATTCAGAATCACGACGCTATATGCAGCCTGAAGAAGTGCATTGTTAGTGCCTTTTTCACTAATGCTGCCTTGCccgttaataaaaatgaacttaaaattataaagctTAATCAGGTCGTTAGTATATACCCCAACTCGGTGCTtgcgaagaaaaatatcatggaggaacataaaaatgcttgcatcattttttacgaaGTTATTAAGATAAATAAGTCCTACATACGCCACAACATCCCTGTTAGTAAGGACATGCTCTACGAGATCGCGTCGTTCTACTTCCTCACCAAGATTGCCTGA
- a CDS encoding amino acid transporter (putative) — protein sequence MNIKWLPNISLLNYKKNNGKHKFVRSRKRFRTITWKYTKTIGPFASFIYIFNQSIGSGLFDIPSLIDEVGWIPVIFGNLFVCSVAVFCSLMILRAMTMIPKNKNFEQRIEYSAVIKYFMSNEKYKFVSFLYHLGNLCNNICGILVISKIVDIFIIKLFGSTILFQVYPQIKVSKCSLSLLDSMYNGYYYSSTGHYETVIIGGVTIGYIINAIICIHLSSKGLEETINYQYVVFMIFMTSFLYLSVSSTIYLLSQNYVDQNGALSKMDVYNNLILNRAHLETDLVKNYRKYKEINHVPKNSQLCTADSFFDQCPVMDKLGRNPFSSVETSENEKMVRSNHVLRNLQREVQRGSLHRRGKGFSCSCLLLNPLYQKKAYVFRNSIFYFTVSSCSYRLNIKNAASLQHFYSVYKIYYSLKSSSGRVASRKRAEWRHTERGERKRGESKRGESKGGESKREEQDNHIGGKFSGAHYPNSGEKAQKQNKMFFTNLYYMISRIEGIKSYCMGKTFANFIDSYGFVSNIPSWGNEITDDVNVSKAIWLTVIFSSIFYFIFGLIFCLNNSFQKINTSVLYLFNFVAVAPKVITGSISMRYDLMNLEICSDNAAFFFGCIAPFLSAWIFSNGMIFSDAFNYTSLICGLFCNFLSPAFAYISACERNKSFYKNPLRKYTIVNRKKTIFSSSSDIRKALGNIINTFDDNDEARAVEDSDNEKEREWEKEEGKDNYQLQCHDEEQEEEAALGYRRSFSLNRYANQRESKFSSISKSSYFKFVNGECIPKSYSKDSTGNDSLSERNSSDFKLSNNYDSSAGIYAHGDTAEEQPLGINRDAQKGDDTNNNACLGKKGKKKKKGVMFSDEIEECFSREIFKSKKVFSSGENGGEEEGTVGSDRYTKGSHSNDSDICGETKEMSFLKQLSRTNQRDDTWGSKNNSYEILEDVKMQKVKKVKKKLMFSDEVQLCNDVDEAAEMKRKNSKGVTFKEESKEPAMEDAKHAKKEKKEISVLLNVQLCSEEVDARKNSQFSITVNDETIREKKGEQRGNMNPTNDTENVVENRNSEGHKTILFEYENGEETESVEPQKGEPVLPSTNENEQQTGQINKKGSADLHEPVVDNPVVDNPVQESANEACSAQVSPRYEIRIISNNTCVASGAEKAKGCSNDSGENCEIDLSDQKGTTVKHSENEHAAGADKIKVKEKEDKGGNLLCVHFEEHAQEETGATLSENINTKTKNTIQYERNFSDSAINYDVRNQMKRRELKENDVIRKNRSFEQPEQFFKRQREKLKSHYKCTIPNVLEKFGNYDDLIKGMDHLERKEINGENFLKSTSNGFEEENEVGPSNRNTLGVGSTNDKSFVEDTLVEEADDALNKENTFSSFEKDDAVVIPNVLVDKTCENESGSDIDKGRNGSKMVLFSEQIQQVQVNKTGSFDHEAMEGRTYSIHLRKENSRDDEILINNLKDLSGEQYLNKNSSQLGQSLHENQMRDYVGGNSQSFHFDDVLAPENSNNREANMNMCKINLLINNSSYRDERDAVLKHSKSDALAGEKHQNMSTLSTEQGENTHDDQNSPSLREHKEDLLSFSFLNNFNKQKCASCEIISLPEHAPMVQRKMKTLYYQDSVNEMENANEDLHKKNTLFVRQRKKLKSSFHVNGDMITGNHKEAIHKEQINEFRKQISKESCIFNYYDDEKCTDIAQGEACQMDKEKVDQVMTKNKVAENNAELEIPILHIMKSYEAQTETPNVDVAVKDSVESKSTGNPRRKTCYKFKDISKLISDIDLCEFESEEDEMADGGHHSVGDNNEAMQGEDSADHFSTQANDANLESNKRVNFNEEKDTFAETEKPDVVKELQRIYSALSIKLHSEDPEMCTNDDHDHTDCVDFRCFKIIDNVSPVKHYYNAFHRSKILDSKKYDHIYSNNFMIDDKTNMDHLCSIFLFGNPLERNEKYADDNDNNNNNDSNNNNNDNNNDNNNNNNSNNNNNNDNSNDKSVDAGDEQKDTTSDAQKERLNQEDRCDSTVTFADQKEDTSSTLGLYEEKGLLIKRSFSGSLESHSEILKRCIFEKSDLSGSGVLSRRKPNLKFSLNEEIINTEVSKKRKSQIKHVKLKT from the exons atgaatataaaatggTTACCAAATATATCTCTTCTTaattataagaaaaacaATGGAAAACATAAATTTGTGAGGAGCCGCAAGAGGTTTCGTACCATAACATGGAAATACACCAAAACAATTGGTCCCTTTGCATcgtttatatacatatttaaccAGAGCATAGGATCAG GCCTATTTGACATTCCAAGCTTAATAGACGAAGTAGGATGGATCCCAGTAATTTTCGGAAACCTGTTCGTCTGTTCAGTGGCTGTTTTTTGCAGCCTGATGATATTAAGAGCCATGACGATGATACcgaagaacaaaaatttcgaGCAGAGAATAGAGTACAGTGcagttataaaatatttcatgtccaatgaaaaatataaatttgtttcctttctctACCACTTAGGaaatttatgtaataatatttgtGGAATACTTGTCATATCAAAAATAGTAgacattttcattattaaattatttggaagtacaattttatttcaagTCTATCCCCAGATAAAGGTGTCGAAATGCTCTCTGTCTCTTTTGGATTCCATGTACAATGGTTATTACTACTCCAGCACAGGTCACTACGAAACGGTGATTATTGGGGGGGTTACCATAGGTTACATCATTAATGcaattatatgtatacatttatcATCCAAAGGGTTGGAAGAAACCATAAATTATCAGTATGTcgtttttatgatttttatgACGTCATTTTTGTATCTCTCCGTTTCCTCCACCATATATTTGCTGTCCCAAAATTATGTGGATCAAAATGGGGCACTTAGCAAAATGGACGTGTATaacaatttaatattaaataggGCTCATTTAGAAACTGATTTGGTGAAAAATTATCGCAagtataaagaaataaatcaTGTTCCAAAAAATTCCCAGTTGTGCACAgctgattcattttttgatcAGTGCCCAGTTATGGACAAGTTGGGAAGAAATCCCTTTTCATCAGTAGAAACtagcgaaaatgaaaagatgGTTAGAAGCAATCATGTTTTGAGAAACTTGCAGAGGGAGGTACAAAGGGGTTCACTACATAGAAGAGGCAAAGGATTCAGCTGCTCCTGTCTTTTGCTAAACCCTTTGTACCAAAAGAAGGCCTACGTTTTTCGAAATagtattttttacttcaccGTGTCGAGTTGCTCATACAGATTAAATATCAAAAATGCTGCCTCGTTGCAGCATTTTTATTCCgtatacaaaatttattactcACTGAAGAGCAGCAGTGGGAGAGTTGCAAGTCGAAAAAGGGCCGAGTGGAGACACACCGAAAGGGGGGagcgcaaaaggggagagagcaaaaggggggagagcaaagggggggagagcaaaagggaagaacagGACAATCACATAGGGGGCAAATTTAGCGGGGCACATTATCCTAACAGCGGGGAAAAGGCGcagaaacaaaacaaaatgttcTTTACAAATTTGTACTACATGATAAGCAGGATAGAAGGAATCAAAAGCTACTGTATGGGAAAAACCTTCGCCAATTTTATCGATTCTTACGGGTTCGTGAGTAACATCCCATCGTGGGGAAATGAAATAACGGATGATGTCAATGTATCCAAAGCTATCTGGCTAACAGTCATTTTCAGCAGTATTTTCTACTTCATATTTGGCCTTATATTTTGTCTGAACaattcttttcaaaaaattaacacctCAGTTTTGTACCTCTTTAACTTCGTCGCTGTAGCCCCTAAGGTCATCACGGGTTCTATATCCATGCGTTATGATTTAATGAATTTGGAGATATGCTCCGATAAcgccgctttttttttcggatgCATCGCGCCTTTTTTATCTGCATGGATATTTTCGAATGGCATGATTTTCTCAGATGCGTTTAATTATACAAGTCTAATTTGTGGCCtcttttgtaattttctgtCTCCCGCATTTGCATACATATCAGCATGTGAAAGAAACAAGTCCTTTTATAAAAACCCATTAAGAAAGTATACAATTGTGAACAGGAAAAAGACAATCTTTTCCAGCAGTTCAGACATTCGAAAGGCTCTGGGGAATATAATCAATACGTTTGACGACAATGATGAGGCGCGCGCAGTGGAAGACAGCGATAACGAGAAGGAGAGGGAGtgggaaaaggaggaggggaaagaTAATTATCAACTGCAATGTCACGATGAAgagcaggaagaagaagcggcaCTAGGGTACAGAAGATCTTTTTCCTTAAATCGGTACGCCAATCAGAGagaatcaaaattttcttccattaGCAAAAGCTCCTATTTCAAATTCGTAAACGGAGAATGCATACCGAAAAGCTACTCCAAGGACAGCACTGGGAATGATTCCCTATCAGAGAGAAACTCAAGTgattttaaattatcaaataATTATGACAGCAGTGCGGGgatatatgcacatggaGACACAGCCGAAGAGCAGCCACTTGGCATAAACAGAGATGCGCAAAAGGGAGATGACACAAACAACAATGCTTgtttgggaaaaaaggggaagaagaagaaaaaaggtgtaaTGTTTTCTGACGAAATAGAGGAGTGCTTTTCACGGGAAATTTTCAAGTCCAAAAAGGTTTTCAGTTCTGGTGAAAATGGAGGGGAAGAGGAGGGTACTGTGGGTAGCGATCGATATACTAAAGGGAGCCACTCGAACGATAGCGACATTTGTGGAGAAACAAAAGAGATGTCCTTTTTGAAGCAACTCAGCCGAACAAACCAACGTGACGACACatggggaagcaaaaataactCCTATGAAATTTTAGAAGATGTTAAGatgcaaaaagtaaaaaaggtaaagaaaaaattaatgttttCAGATGAGGTTCAACTGTGCAATGACGTAGATGAAGCtgcagaaatgaaaaggaaaaattccAAAGGAGTAACATTTAAGGAAGAATCAAAGGAACCCGCTATGGAGGATGCAAAACatgcgaaaaaggaaaaaaaggaaatatcgGTCTTGCTCAATGTGCAACTTTGCAGTGAAGAAGTAGACGCAAGGAAAAATAGCCAATTTAGTATAACGGTAAATGATGAAACCattcgtgaaaaaaagggggaacaaagAGGAAACATGAATCCAACAAATGACACTGAAAATGTGGTAGAAAATAGGAACAGTGAGGGGCACAAAACAATCCTATTTGAGTacgaaaatggagaagaaacCGAGTCGGTGGAGCCTCAAAAGGGAGAGCCAGTTTTACCAAGCACTAACGAGAATGAACAACAAACTGGgcaaattaacaaaaagggatCTGCAGATTTGCATGAGCCTGTGGTGGACAACCCTGTGGTGGATAACCCTGTGCAGGAGAGCGCCAACGAGGCATGCTCAGCGCAAGTTTCCCCACGCTATgaaataagaataataagTAATAATACGTGCGTAGCGAGTGGcgcagaaaaggcaaaagggTGCTCAAACGACAGTGGGGAAAATTGCGAAATTGACCTTAGCGACCAAAAGGGAACAACAGTAAAGCATTCAGAAAATGAACATGCGGCCGGTgcagacaaaataaaagttaaagaaaaggaggataAAGGAGGAAACCTTCTTTGTGTCCATTTCGAGGAACATGCACAGGAAGAAACTGGTGCGACGTTGTCcgaaaatataaacacaaAAACTAAGAACACTATACAGTATGAGCGAAATTTTAGCGACTCTGCAATAAATTACGATGTGAGGAACCaaatgaaaagaagggaactgaaagaaaatgatgttataagaaaaaacaggAGTTTCGAACAGCCCGAACAATTCTTTAAGCGTCAGAGGGAGAAACTAAAGTCTCACTACAAATGCACCATACCGAATGTGCTAGAAAAATTTGGCAATTATGATGATTTAATAAAAGGCATGGATCACTTAGagaggaaggaaataaacggagaaaattttcttaagAGCACTTCAAACGGGTTCGAGGAAGAGAACGAAGTGGGTCCGTCTAATCGGAACACCTTAGGGGTGGGTTCTACCAATGACAAATCCTTTGTCGAAGACACGCTCGTTGAAGAAGCGGATGACGCGCTTAATAAAGAAAacacattttcttcttttgaaaAGGATGATGCTGTTGTTATTCCGAATGTTCTGGTAGACAAAACCTGTGAAAATGAAAGTGGTAGTGACATTGACAAAGGCCGGAATGGAAGTAAAATGGTACTTTTTTCGGAGCAAATCCAGCAGGTGCAAGTAAACAAAACAGGGAGTTTCGATCATGAAGCCATGGAAGGAAGAACGTATAGCATTCATTTGAGGAAAGAAAACTCCAGGGATGacgaaattttaattaataaccTGAAAGATTTAAGTGGAGAGCAGTATTTAAACAAGAACAGTTCGCAACTAGGGCAATCGTTACACGAAAATCAAATGAGAGATTACGTTGGGGGAAATTCACAAAGTTTTCATTTCGATGATGTGTTGGCTCCTGAAAATTCCAACAATCGTGAGGCTAACATGAACATGTGCAAAATAAATCTTCTAATAAATAACAGCAGCTACAGAGATGAACGAGACGCTGTGCTTAAGCATTCCAAGTCGGATGCACTagcgggggagaagcaccaaAACATGAGTACCCTTTCAACAGAACAAGGTGAAAATACGCATGATGATCAGAATTCTCCATCTTTGAGAGAGCATAAAGAGGATCtgctttcattttcatttctaaacaattttaacaaacaaaaatgtgcatcgTGTGAAATTATATCGCTACCTGAACATGCTCCTATGgtgcaaagaaaaatgaaaactttaTATTATCAGGACTCTGTGAACGAGATGGAAAACGCCAATGAGGATCTTCATAAAAAGAACACCCTTTTTGTtaggcaaaggaaaaaattaaaatcttCCTTTCATGTAAACGGGGATATGATAACAGGCAATCATAAAGAAGCAATACacaaagaacaaattaaCGAATTTCGAAAACAAATAAGCAAAGAATCGTgcatatttaattattacgATGATGAGAAATGCACAGACATAGCGCAAGGGGAGGCATGTCAAATGGATAAAGAGAAGGTGGATCAAGTGATGACTAAAAACAAAGTTGCTGAAAACAATGCAGAGTTAGAAATACCAATACTACATATAATGAAATCGTATGAAGCGCAAACGGAAACCCCAAACGTAGATGTGGCAGTGAAAGATTCGGTGGAATCTAAATCCACAGGGAACCCAAGACGAAAAACGTGCTACAAATTTAAGGACATTTCGAAATTGATTAGTGACATAGATCTGTGTGAATTCGAATCTGAAGAGGATGAGATGGCAGATGGGGGGCACCACAGCGTGGGAGACAATAATGAAGCAATGCAGGGTGAAGATAGCGCAGATCATTTCTCAACCCAAGCGAATGACGCAAATTTGGAATCCAATAAGCGTGTTAACTTTAACGAGGAAAAGGACACATTCGCAGAAACCGAAAAGCCAGATGTTGTAAAAGAGCTCCAAAGAATATACTCCGCACTGTCAATTAAATTACATTCGGAAGATCCAGAAATGTGCACAAATGATGACCATGATCATACGGACTGTGTTGATTTTCGctgttttaaaattatagaCAATGTTAGCCCCGTCAAACATTACTACAATGCTTTCCATAGAAGTAAAATTTTAGactccaaaaaatatgatcataTATATTCAAACAACTTTATGATAGAtgataaaacaaatatggACCACctgtgttccatttttttgtttggaAATCCTTtggaaagaaatgaaaaatatgcggatgataatgataataataataataatgatagtaataataataataatgataataataatgataataataataacaataatagtaataataataataataacgaTAATAGTAATGATAAAAGCGTAGATGCAGGTGACGAACAGAAAGACACGACTAGCGATGCTCAGAAGGAAAGGTTGAACCAAGAAGACAGGTGCGATTCTACTGTTACTTTTGCAGACCAAAAAGAAgacacttcttccactttagGTTTGTATGAAGAAAAGGGTCTTCTTATTAAACGGTCCTTTTCTGGAAGTTTAGAAAGTCACAGTGAAATACTGAAGAGAtgtatatttgaaaaaagtgaCCTAAGCGGCAGCGGCGTTCTTTCTCGAAGGAAACCCAACTTAAAATTTAGCCTCAATGAGGAAATTATAAACACGGAggtatcaaaaaaaaggaaaagccaAATAAAACATGTAAAGCTTAAAACTTAA
- a CDS encoding hypothetical protein (putative), whose protein sequence is MLLNLNTGIFPLIGISWRKRFIPLLFTPFHFLRPRKQMQRVDRCRTKKQYKNRRHFRGYYYRWMGSY, encoded by the exons ATGCTGCTAAATTTGAATACGGGAATCTTCCCCCTAATTGGGATAAGCTGGAGAAAACGTTTCATACCACTGCTGTTCACCCCATTTCACTTCCTGCGCCCACGCAAACAAATGCAAAGGGTGGATCGGTGTAG GACCAAAAAGCAGTACAAGAACAGACGACATTTTAGAGGCTACTACTACAGGTGGATGGGCTCCTACTAA
- a CDS encoding DIM1 protein homolog (putative) has protein sequence MSFMLQHLNSGWAVDQAIINEEERLVCIRFGHDYDPDCMKMDELLYKVAEDIKNFCVIYLVDITEVPEFNTMYELYDPVSVMFFYRNKHMMIDLGTGNNNKINWPMNNKQEFIDIVETIFRGARKGRGLVISPKDYSTKYKY, from the coding sequence ATGTCGTTCATGCTGCAGCACTTAAACAGCGGCTGGGCCGTTGACCAGGCAATAATAAATGAGGAAGAAAGGCTCGTTTGCATTCGCTTCGGCCATGATTACGATCCCGACTGCATGAAAATGGATGAATTACTGTACAAGGTTGctgaagatataaaaaatttctgtgTAATATATTTAGTAGATATAACTGAGGTACCCGAATTTAACACCATGTACGAGTTGTATGACCCAGTTTCCgtcatgtttttttatcgtaaCAAACATATGATGATAGATTTAGGCACTgggaacaacaacaaaattaaCTGGCCCATGAATAATAAACAAGAGTTTATTGACATCGTTGAAACCATCTTTAGAGGTGCAAGAAAGGGAAGAGGGTTGGTTATATCGCCGAAGGATTACTCGACCAAGTATAAGTACTGA
- a CDS encoding hypothetical protein (putative) — protein MNCLYEKLESKINCFEKLKGECVAKEEYNLASELKKIVNLFIFLKNVITFLKEKKKKYVKEENYGKAKRLKEKEVKIKIIIKNIEELKIVDDCSRKWYSEWLSLYYKELEFYEKEINKIMSSENIKIIKKKSGLFDQCNAKNYNGLDLKNVLLFICSDDEKKRELGFDLSYKPFEDHGKRNKNFWHNNIEPLCLIIKRGISDPCYNIFIKSVVTLEKMLILFQDYFVKVDNIDADKSNSKSAKYIKCIISALLKRLDDSNLDVVDICIKTIMMMLHNN, from the coding sequence atgaattgtttatatgaaaaattagagagtaaaataaattgcttcgaaaaattaaaaggagaaTGTGTGGCAAAAGAAGAGTACAACCTGGCAAgtgaacttaaaaaaattgtaaatctttttatttttttaaaaaatgtaatcacgtttttaaaagaaaaaaaaaagaagtacgttaaagaagaaaattatggaaaagCTAAAAGGCTAAAAGAGAAAGAagtaaagataaaaattataataaaaaatatagaagaattaaaaattgtagaTGACTGTTCCAGAAAATGGTATTCTGAATGGCTATCTCTCTATTACAAAGAACTggaattttatgaaaaagagataaataaaattatgtctagtgaaaatataaaaattataaaaaaaaaatccggGCTTTTTGATCAGtgcaatgcaaaaaattataacggtctagatttaaaaaatgttcttctATTCATCTGTAGTGAtgatgaaaagaaaagagaatTGGGCTTTGACTTATCCTACAAACCGTTCGAAGATCATggtaaaagaaataaaaatttttggcaTAATAATATAGAACCCTTGTGCTTAATTATTAAAAGAGGAATATCAGATCCATGTTacaacatatttataaaaagtgTCGTCActttagaaaaaatgctaatttTGTTCCAagattattttgttaaagtGGACAACATAGATGCTGATAAATCTAATAgcaaaagtgcaaaatacataaaatgcATAATTTCAGCACTTTTGAAACGTCTAGATGATTCTAACCTTGACGTTGTAGATATCTgtataaaaacaataatGATGATGCTGCAtaacaattt